The Lolium rigidum isolate FL_2022 chromosome 2, APGP_CSIRO_Lrig_0.1, whole genome shotgun sequence genomic interval catgtggtataacaGGCAACTTGAGAAATATCGAGGGACTGGAAACAAGAGTACTAACCATCTACTCCTCCTATCCTAATGAATTGAATGCACATCGAATGAATGAATATGTATATGCTTATCTTCAGACTGAAAAAGTTTGAACAGAGTACTCACTAGAAAGTTACTGAACTTGAAACTGACTGATATATCCAATATATTTTCCTCAAGAGACACACCACATCCGATCAGGAAAAATTTGACAGAAAATTTGCTGACCAGGATTTCCATTTGTTAACCAGAAAATGCACAAGTAACTGCAGAGCCATCAAAGTAGTTGCGCGAGGAACTGTTACAGCAAGTCTGAACTGATGCTCAGTTTACTGTGCGAAAGCTGAAACCGCTCGATTTCTCACCAGTTTTCTTGGCTCGATTTCTACTATTTCCGTAAAAGATGAATTGTAACCACAAACTACTGCAGTGCTAGAAACAACGGTGCCTTCATATTTGAAAAAATTCATATAAAGAATATCTGGAGAAATCGCTTCTGAGTTCTGAGAAAGCATACAAAATGCTCAAATGTGTGTCTTGCTTGGTGGTTTTGACCTAGCTTTATCTGTTTCTTAGCCAACGCTAGTATCCTGTTATCattttttccttctctagtttcctCTGCCAAGTAGTTTTTGGCTTGTACAGATTTTTTGCCCTACTATCAATGTAAAGCAGAGCTCCTGCCGTTCAGGCTAAAAAAAAGCTCAAATGTTATGCATCAGAGTTCACAAGTTCAGAATAATCGACAGTCGTTCGTATTCGCTGGTGATTCTTATCGACGGACACCAAATCACCGAGAGGACAAACAACCACCATAGTTCCTTAATAAATTGAactgccaaaacgtcttataattaggaatggagggagtatattataACTCTCTCCCCAGGACTATGATTACATCCAGGAACAGAATCCTTGGATCCTACAGTATGTAGCACAACATGTCGATGCATCAATATTCTGCAGAAGTTGTACCAAATTTGACCGGACAGGGATTAACGGTTAGGAAACTGGCTCCAAAACCAAGGTGATCTATTGTACATTTGTGCAGGCACTGCTGGTGCTGGACGACTAATCCAACTTGATGAAATGGCAGCATCGGTAGTTCCAACAGCCAGCAAAACTGATGGAGAAACTTCGATAGATATAACCAACTCCAAGTCTTAGTTATTAACAGACACCGGACCATTCTCAAGCACCATGCACCCATTCATGGCAGCCACACCGGAGGAAGTCTTGGACTTTGTCAGGCCAACATCACCGCCCCCCTCCATCTTCCTCAACCTTCCCCCGACACCCGATCAGCAGCCTGCACAGAATTTACATATGGCCTTAGACAGCATCTCCCGCATGCTCATGGAGGAAGACATTGTTGAGAAAATCCTGTATCAATACCCCGAGAACCCAATTCTCCTGCAAGCCCAGCAGCCCTTTGCGCAAATCCTCTCAGGTGCGCCTGACATAACATCACCAAATGGCCAGGAGTCCTCGGCACCCATCATGCTTTCTTCTGCATTGCTGCCCAGCCAGCCCAGCACCATGAACCTCCAGGACAGGGATCTGGACACCTCCTCTTTGAATGGCATGAACAGCATCTTGTCCCCCGTTGAAGGCCACACCCGCATGCAGATGCTATCAGCCATGGCATTCTTGAAACGCATGGAAGAAGCCAGCTTGTTATTTCCTGGTGCAGATAGTGAGATGTTGGCTTGTAAGAAGAGGTTTCATGAAGATGGTGATGCAAGGGATAACGTGGGAAGGATAAGGAAGCAAATCATGATTTCGGTACAGGATGAATCAGATGAAGAAGCCACCGCACGCAACTTGCTGGACCAGCTCATGCTCGAGGACCACGGCTTGTGCTCCGGTGCAATGCAGAAGCTCCGTGTCACCACCGGTGAGGTTATAAAGCAACAGAACATATGCGTGCAGGTGTCGCACATGAAGAGTGACATGAAACAGATGTTTGTGGTTGACCTAGAAACACTGTTGCTCCGTTGCGCAGAGGCGGTGGCCACCAACGATCGCCACAACGCAGGCAAGTTTTTAGAGAAAATCAAAAGGCACTCATCACCGATGGGGGCCACCACAGAGCGCTTGGCTCATTACTTTGCCGAGGGGCTTGAGGCCCGTCTGGCTGGCGAAGGGAGCCAGCTCTACCACAGCTTACTCATGATGAAGCACTCCACCATCTTGGAACTTATCAAGGCCTATAAGCTTTATGTGGATGTCAGCTGCTCCACCAAGGTGGCGTTCCTCTTCTGCAACAAGACCATTTATAACGTTGCTGCAGGAAAGAACAAGCTGCACATTGTACACTACGGCATCGGGGATGGTCTGCAATGGACAGAGTTACTCCGGTGGTTCGCAGAAAGGGAGGAAGGGCCTCCGGAGGTGAGGATTACTGGCATTAACAGCTGGTCACAACCTGCAGCATTCCATCCTGCCAAGCGGACTGAGGAGGCAGGTCGCAGGCTAATCCTTTGTGCAAGCAAGCTTGGTGTGCCATTCAAGTTCCGCGCCATCACCGCAAAATTTGAGACTGTCTTTACTGAGGACCTCGACATAAATCCTGACGAGGTACTCATCGTGAACAGCATATTTCAATTTAGGAACCTAATGGACGAGACCCTCACTGCTGATAGGATAAACCCAAAAGATCAGGTCCTCAACACTATCAGGAAGATGAAGCCAGCCGTCTTCATCCATGGTGTAGTCAATGCATCA includes:
- the LOC124690764 gene encoding scarecrow-like protein 33; its protein translation is MHPFMAATPEEVLDFVRPTSPPPSIFLNLPPTPDQQPAQNLHMALDSISRMLMEEDIVEKILYQYPENPILLQAQQPFAQILSGAPDITSPNGQESSAPIMLSSALLPSQPSTMNLQDRDLDTSSLNGMNSILSPVEGHTRMQMLSAMAFLKRMEEASLLFPGADSEMLACKKRFHEDGDARDNVGRIRKQIMISVQDESDEEATARNLLDQLMLEDHGLCSGAMQKLRVTTGEVIKQQNICVQVSHMKSDMKQMFVVDLETLLLRCAEAVATNDRHNAGKFLEKIKRHSSPMGATTERLAHYFAEGLEARLAGEGSQLYHSLLMMKHSTILELIKAYKLYVDVSCSTKVAFLFCNKTIYNVAAGKNKLHIVHYGIGDGLQWTELLRWFAEREEGPPEVRITGINSWSQPAAFHPAKRTEEAGRRLILCASKLGVPFKFRAITAKFETVFTEDLDINPDEVLIVNSIFQFRNLMDETLTADRINPKDQVLNTIRKMKPAVFIHGVVNASYCAASFVTRFRHALYNFTAAFDLMETTVPRDNELRLVVERDIFARSAMNIIACEGADRVERTQHYKEWHVRNQRAGLRQLPLDPDIVRVLKAQVKKRRQKNFMINEDHHWLLQGWKGRVLTALSTWAANDVGSSHTIEL